The Armatimonadota bacterium genome contains the following window.
TCGAAGTCCGACTCCAGCGCGCGGATGTCGCTCGCCGCGCAGACCACCTCGCCCCCCATCCAGCGCAGCGCATCCACCGCGTGGATGGCGTCGCAGGTCAGCACGTCAATCGCCCCCCCGTAGTAAGGGGCACCGCCCAACTGGTTCTTATAGAAGGTCGCCACGCATTGAGTTATCGGCCCGCGCTGCTGCACCCGTTCCTTGGCCGCGCGCGCAGCCGGGATGAAGCGCCGGTTGAAGGCGACCATGGTCAGCGACCCGCTGCGTTCGGCGGCGCGCGCCAGGCCGCGCGCCTGCACGGAGGTCACCCCCGGCGGCTTCTCGATGAAGACGTTGAGCTTGCGCTCCAGGCAGTGGATCGCCAGATCGAAAAGCTGATGGGGCGGCATCAGAATGTAAACCGCGTCGGGGGCGGTCTGCTCGATCAGCGTGCGGTAGTCCTGGCTGCGAACCTCGATGCCGAAGCGGTCGCCGGTATCCTGCAGGCGCGCGCGGTCGAGGTCGCACAGACCGGCCAACTCCACGTCCTCCATCTCCGCCAGCGACGGGTAATGCACGCTCTGGGCCATCGCTCCCGCGCCGATCAGCGCCAGCCGCACCTTTTCCATCTCACCGTCTCCTTTCGGCTTCAGCCCGGCGCCGCCGCCCGCGGCCGGCGCGGAGAATCCCGATTCGCGCTCGCGGGCGAGCGCGCCTGACCCGCCTACAGGCGGTGGACGATGTCGCGCAAGGCGGGGTAGAGACACCGGTAGATGTCATAGCGCTCGTCGTAGCGCGCGGCCATCTCGGGATCGGGCTCGTAGGTGCGGGTGACATGCACCGTGCGCCCCACCGCCTCGTTGAGGGAGGAGTATTCCCCGACCGCGGTTCCCGCCAGCAGCGCCGCGCCCAGGCACGCGGCCTCGGACACCGACAGCGCTGACACCGGGCGGTCAAAGATGTCGGCCTTGAGCTGGAGCCAGGTCGGCGACTGGGCGCCGCCGCCGATGGCGCGCAGGCGCTCGACCGCGACCCCCGCCCGCCCCAGGTGCTCGAGGTTGAGGCGCATCTCGAAGGTCACCCCCTCCAGCAGCCCCTTGATGATGTCGCCCTTGCCGGTCGCCAGCGTCAGCCCCAGCAGCGCCCCCTTGGCGTAGGGATCGAGCCACGGTGTGCCGGTGACGGTGAAATGCGGCAGCACCATCACCGGCGACGGCCCGGCGGTCGCCAGCCCGATCATCATCTCGTACACCTCCATCCCCGCCGCCTCGGCGTCCTCGCGTTCCTGCTTGCCCAGGGTGTCGCGGTACCAGCGCAGCAGCGATCCGCCGGTGAAGTTGAAGGCGAGGGTGACGTACATGCCGGGGACGACGTGATGGTAGCAGGAGTAGTTCGATTCGAGCATGGCGTCGCTCAGGTTGAGCTCGGCAAAGGCGGGGGTGATGCACTCGACGGTGCCGGTGGCGTCCATGGCGACGTGGGGGGCGACGATGCCCGCGCCCAGCGCCCCGCAGGGCTGGTCGTGGCCGCCGGTGACGATCGCCACCGCGCGCGGCAGGCCCAGTTCCTGCGCCACCTCGTCGCGCACGCGCCCGACGATGGTGCCGCTGGGAGCGACGGTGGCCAGGCGTTCGGCCTCCACGCCGGCCCGCGACAGTAGGTCCGCCGACCAGCGCTCGGCGCGCACGTCGAAGGCCATGGTGCGCCCGGCGAGCGAGTAGTCAATCGCCGGCTCGCCCCCCAGGCGGTAGAGGGTGAGGTCCTCGTAGCACAGGAACTTCCAGGCCTGCGCGAAAACCTGGGGGTCGTTGTCACGCCACCACATGAGCTTGTTGACGGTGTACATGGGATGCAGCGGCTGGCCGGTGATGGCGAAGAGCGCGCGCCGGCCCAACTGGCGCTCCCACCATTCGCTCTGGGCGGTGGTGCGGTTGTCGAAGCTGACGATACTGGGGGCCAACGCCTGCCCGTCGCGGCCGATGGCGGTCACCCCTTCGCCCTGGGAGGAGACGGCGAGGGCCTTCACCGGGTCGCGCGCGCCCGCCCGCGCCACCGCCTCGCGCACAGCCTCTTTGGTCGCCCCCCACACCGCGTCCGAGTCCATCTCGACCCAGCCGGGCTGCGGGAAGATATGGGGGTACTCGCGGTAGCCCTGCCCCAGCACCTTGCCGTCGAGATCGAATACGATTGCCTTGCACCCGGTGGTGCCCACATCAATGCCAAGCAGGCTCATGCCGCACCTCCGCAATGGGGCGACTGTGCCACGTCGCCGGGCGCTGCGCCCGCGCCATGGAGCCTGGCCGCCTCGGCCGGGATGTCACGGGCGGGGGCGCCCATGCTCCGATCATCCGCGCCCCGCAGCCCCTGGGGGTGATGTTTTCGACAGGGGAGGCGGGAGCCCTGCGCGGCTGACGCGCCATGCGCCGGCAGGGCAGCGGCCACTGACGGCGAAGACAAACCAACGAATACCCATTTCACTGCTGCCAAGGAGTGCAAGATCATGCCCAGATTCAGCGACACCGTCGGCCGCCTGCTGCTGCCCCTGATCACCCCCTTTATGCACGATGACACCGTGGATCACGACCGCGTCGGCGAATTGGCGAACTACGTGCTCGACCGCGAGTACGGCGACGCCCTCATCGTCAGCGGCACCACCGGCGAGTTCTACGCCCTGACCCTGGAGGAGCGCGTCGCCCTCTTGCGGGCGGTCAAGGAGGCGGTCGGCAACCGCGCCCCGCTCATCGCCGGCACCGGCGCCGCCTGCACCAAACATGCTATCGCGCTCACCAAGGCTGCCGCCGACATCGGCTACGACGCGGTGATGGTGGTCACGCCCTTCTACTCCAAGCCCACCCAGGAGGGGATGCGCCTGCACTTCGAGCAAGTCGCCGCCGCCACTGACCGCCCGCTCATGCTCTACAACATCCCCCTTTTCAGCGGCGTCAACCTCGAGCCGCCGACGGTGGCGGCGCTGGCCAAGCTCCCCAATATCGTCGCCATCAAGGAGGAGGCCGGCGTCAACCCCACGCAGACCTCCGACTTCATCCTGGGCACGCCGGATGATTTCGAGGTCTATTGCGGCGACGACACCATGCTGCTGCAGGTGCTGTCCCAGGGCGGGGTGGGGACGGTCAGCGGCGGCTCGCATGTTATCGGCGACCTCATGCGCGCCGCGATGGACGCCTTTCTGGCCGGCGACAACGCCAGGGCGACGGAGCTGCACCTGAAGATGTATCCGTTTTTCAAGGCCCTGCTGGGCGCCGGGCGGGTCAACGGGACTCCGCTGGTACGCGAGGCGCTGGCGTTGACCTGGCAGCCGGTGGGGCCGCCGCGGATGCCGCAGTTGCCCGCCTCCGAGGCCGAGCGCGAGGCCCTGGTGCGGGTGCTGTCCGAGCTGGGGAAGCTGTAGGCAGGCGACGAGACGAATGAGGAGGCGCGGACATGAAGGAGCTGGGTTGCGCGGTGCACGGCGCCGGCTGGGTCAGCGGCGAGCACATACGGGCCTACGCCCATAACCCCCACTGCCGGGTGGTGGCGATCTCCAGCCGCACCGAGCAAAGCGCGCGCGCGCGCATGGCCGAGTGCGGTTTGGATTGCAGGCTCTACACCGACTACGACCGGCTGCTTGCCGACCCGCAGGTGGACTGCATCTCCATCTGCACCCCCAACCAGCTCCACGCGCAGGAGACGATCAAGGCCGCGCGCGCCGGCAAGCACATCGTCATCGAGAAGCCGGTGGCGCTCAACCTGGCCGACCTGCGCGCGATGCGGCAAGCGGTAAGCGACGCCGGCGTCAAGACGGTGGTGAGCTTCGTCTTGCGCTGGAACCCCTTGTTCGACATCATCAAGTCCTTGCTGGCGCGGCGCGCCATCGGCGATCTCTACTACGCGGAGGTGGACTACTGGCACGGGATCGGCCCGTGGTACAAGCAGTACGAGTGGGTCACCAAACAGGCCCTGGGCGGCAGCTCCTTCCTGGCGGCAGGGTGCCACGCGGTGGACGCCATCCGCTACTTGGTTGGCGCCGAGATCACCGAGGTGCGCGCGTTCGAGAGCGGGCCGGCCTTCGGCTATGAGTACTCGCCGACGATCGTCGGCATCGTCAAGTTCGACAACGGCGTCATCGGCAAGCTCTCCTCGTGCGTGCAGGCGCGCATGCCCTACAGCTTCAACCTGGACCTGCTGGGCAAGGAGGGCGCCATCCGCAATAACCGCCTCTACTCGGTGACGATGCTGCCGGGGCAGAAGGAGTTCGCGACCATCCCCACCATCCTGCCCGACAGCGGCGATGTCACCCACCATCCCTTCCAGGGGGAGATAGACCACTTCGTGGACTGCATCCTCAACGACGTCGAATCACATGTCAACCTCGACGACGCGGTGCGGACCCACGAGGTGTGCTTCGCGCTCGACGAGTCGGCGGCCGCCGGGGGAGAGAAGGTGACCTTGCCCTACGCGTAGCCCGCATTATTCCTAACCCGGCCTTTGGCCGGAACCAATAGAGATTGTCCCTACAAACAGAAGCCAACCACAGATGCACACAGATGGACACGCGGCTAGGCCCGATGAATCGGACCGCCGTGGCGGCTGTAGAGCCTAGCCAGATGGCGGATCTGATCATCCCTCCAGTCCGGTCTGCGTTCATCGGCGTTCATCCGTGGTTCACCTCCTGGAAGAATCTTCTATACAAGTGGCTAGGGCCGACGAGTCGGCCCGCCACGGCGGCCAACGGCCTAGCCCGCTGTTCGGCATTTCAGCGGTAAGGGAATGAAGAGGGCAAGGTGACCGCATACTGTCATTCCGAGCCCCTCGACTTCGCTCAGAGCCTGCCCCGAGCCAAACGAGGGGATAAACTCCGCGAGGAA
Protein-coding sequences here:
- a CDS encoding Gfo/Idh/MocA family oxidoreductase, translated to MKELGCAVHGAGWVSGEHIRAYAHNPHCRVVAISSRTEQSARARMAECGLDCRLYTDYDRLLADPQVDCISICTPNQLHAQETIKAARAGKHIVIEKPVALNLADLRAMRQAVSDAGVKTVVSFVLRWNPLFDIIKSLLARRAIGDLYYAEVDYWHGIGPWYKQYEWVTKQALGGSSFLAAGCHAVDAIRYLVGAEITEVRAFESGPAFGYEYSPTIVGIVKFDNGVIGKLSSCVQARMPYSFNLDLLGKEGAIRNNRLYSVTMLPGQKEFATIPTILPDSGDVTHHPFQGEIDHFVDCILNDVESHVNLDDAVRTHEVCFALDESAAAGGEKVTLPYA
- a CDS encoding FGGY-family carbohydrate kinase, whose product is MSLLGIDVGTTGCKAIVFDLDGKVLGQGYREYPHIFPQPGWVEMDSDAVWGATKEAVREAVARAGARDPVKALAVSSQGEGVTAIGRDGQALAPSIVSFDNRTTAQSEWWERQLGRRALFAITGQPLHPMYTVNKLMWWRDNDPQVFAQAWKFLCYEDLTLYRLGGEPAIDYSLAGRTMAFDVRAERWSADLLSRAGVEAERLATVAPSGTIVGRVRDEVAQELGLPRAVAIVTGGHDQPCGALGAGIVAPHVAMDATGTVECITPAFAELNLSDAMLESNYSCYHHVVPGMYVTLAFNFTGGSLLRWYRDTLGKQEREDAEAAGMEVYEMMIGLATAGPSPVMVLPHFTVTGTPWLDPYAKGALLGLTLATGKGDIIKGLLEGVTFEMRLNLEHLGRAGVAVERLRAIGGGAQSPTWLQLKADIFDRPVSALSVSEAACLGAALLAGTAVGEYSSLNEAVGRTVHVTRTYEPDPEMAARYDERYDIYRCLYPALRDIVHRL
- the dapA gene encoding 4-hydroxy-tetrahydrodipicolinate synthase; translation: MPRFSDTVGRLLLPLITPFMHDDTVDHDRVGELANYVLDREYGDALIVSGTTGEFYALTLEERVALLRAVKEAVGNRAPLIAGTGAACTKHAIALTKAAADIGYDAVMVVTPFYSKPTQEGMRLHFEQVAAATDRPLMLYNIPLFSGVNLEPPTVAALAKLPNIVAIKEEAGVNPTQTSDFILGTPDDFEVYCGDDTMLLQVLSQGGVGTVSGGSHVIGDLMRAAMDAFLAGDNARATELHLKMYPFFKALLGAGRVNGTPLVREALALTWQPVGPPRMPQLPASEAEREALVRVLSELGKL
- a CDS encoding Gfo/Idh/MocA family oxidoreductase, with product MEKVRLALIGAGAMAQSVHYPSLAEMEDVELAGLCDLDRARLQDTGDRFGIEVRSQDYRTLIEQTAPDAVYILMPPHQLFDLAIHCLERKLNVFIEKPPGVTSVQARGLARAAERSGSLTMVAFNRRFIPAARAAKERVQQRGPITQCVATFYKNQLGGAPYYGGAIDVLTCDAIHAVDALRWMGGEVVCAASDIRALESDFDNSFNALLSFESGAAGALLTNWAVGKRVHTLEMHATGISAFVDTDERAVIYQDNEAVGEEIWSRDLAGSDEPHKRLGFFAENRHFIDCIRQGRLPETHFGDAVRTMELVDLIYAARMM